The following are from one region of the Thiocapsa rosea genome:
- a CDS encoding ABC transporter ATP-binding protein has product MIEVRELSRSYGDLKAVQAVSFDIGRGEIVGLLGHNGAGKTTIMKMMTGYLEPSSGSIRIDGLDIAEQRREAQRRIGYLPENCPLYPEMRVIDYLDYQAALHGMADSRRPAAIRRAIERTDLGPKATATIATLSRGYRQRVGVAQAILHEPAILILDEPTNGLDPSQIQHMRSLVRELAEDATLIISTHVLQEVEAVCSRVLIMRGGQLALDSALDAIGRPKRLLVTLDCSPEEARPVLAQIEGVTGVEAWDGDAGLQHFALSAEDPQALAPRVAKALGGQPWSLYELAPERRDLEDLFGAVTLEQMEVAHV; this is encoded by the coding sequence ATGATCGAGGTTCGCGAGCTGAGTCGCAGCTATGGCGATCTCAAGGCGGTGCAAGCGGTGTCGTTCGACATCGGCCGCGGCGAGATCGTCGGACTGCTCGGCCACAACGGGGCCGGCAAGACCACCATCATGAAGATGATGACGGGTTATCTGGAGCCGAGCAGCGGCTCGATCCGGATCGACGGTCTGGACATCGCCGAGCAGCGGCGCGAGGCGCAACGGCGCATCGGCTATCTGCCCGAGAACTGCCCGCTCTACCCCGAGATGCGTGTAATCGACTACCTGGACTACCAGGCAGCATTGCACGGGATGGCCGACAGCCGCCGACCCGCGGCCATCCGCCGGGCGATCGAGCGCACGGATCTCGGCCCCAAGGCGACCGCGACCATCGCCACCCTCTCGCGAGGCTATCGGCAGCGCGTCGGCGTGGCCCAGGCGATCCTGCACGAGCCGGCCATCCTCATCCTGGACGAGCCGACCAACGGCCTGGACCCGTCCCAGATCCAGCACATGCGAAGCCTGGTGCGCGAGCTGGCCGAGGACGCGACCCTGATCATCTCCACCCATGTCCTCCAAGAGGTCGAGGCGGTGTGCAGCCGGGTGCTCATCATGCGCGGCGGCCAACTGGCGCTCGACAGCGCGCTGGATGCCATCGGGCGACCCAAGCGGCTGCTCGTCACACTCGACTGCTCGCCCGAGGAGGCCCGTCCGGTGCTCGCGCAGATCGAGGGAGTCACGGGGGTGGAGGCGTGGGACGGCGACGCCGGTCTGCAGCATTTCGCCCTGAGCGCGGAGGATCCTCAGGCGCTCGCGCCGCGGGTCGCCAAGGCGCTCGGCGGACAACCTTGGAGCCTCTATGAGCTCGCGCCCGAGCGGCGTGACCTCGAAGACCTCTTCGGAGCCGTGACCCTGGAGCAGATGGAGGTGGCTCATGTCTGA
- a CDS encoding CPXCG motif-containing cysteine-rich protein, with amino-acid sequence MNPLETRDARCPWCDAPIELTIDVSAVPQTYIEDCQVCCAPIVVRVAMDPDLEDDLVITLERDGD; translated from the coding sequence ATGAACCCACTTGAGACCCGCGATGCGCGTTGTCCCTGGTGCGACGCTCCGATCGAGCTGACGATCGACGTCAGCGCCGTTCCGCAGACCTACATCGAAGACTGCCAGGTCTGTTGCGCCCCGATCGTCGTCCGCGTCGCCATGGATCCGGACCTGGAAGACGACCTGGTCATCACCTTGGAGCGTGACGGCGATTGA
- a CDS encoding homoserine dehydrogenase — protein MEPVKVGLLGLGTVGGGTVTVLARNAAEIARRAGRGIEISHAAARDYDPERIQGLEAIGRIGSDAFAVVEDPDVRIVVELIGGYSPALELVLKAIENGKHVVTANKALIARHGNEIFAAARERGVMVGFEAAVAGGIPIIKALREGLAANHIEWIAGIINGTGNFILTEMRDKGRDFADVLAEAQALGYAEADPTFDVEGIDAAHKLTILSSLAFGVPLQFERCFTEGISKVGALDVAYAAELGYRIKHLGITRRSEDGIELRVHPTLIPERRLIANVDGVMNAVLVKGDAVGPTLYYGAGAGALPTASAVVADLVDVVRALTTDPNNRVPHLAFQPDELADTPVMPMEAVQTAYYLRLAALDQPGVMARIASILGEQGISIEAIKQKEPEEGQTHVPLVMLTHRVIERQMNEAIARIEALDSVQGEVTRIRMETLSG, from the coding sequence ATGGAACCGGTTAAGGTCGGACTTCTGGGTTTGGGTACGGTCGGCGGCGGCACCGTGACGGTCTTGGCGCGCAACGCCGCGGAGATCGCGCGGCGCGCCGGTCGCGGGATCGAGATCTCGCACGCAGCGGCTCGGGACTATGATCCGGAGCGCATTCAAGGTCTGGAGGCGATCGGGCGGATCGGCTCGGACGCCTTCGCCGTGGTCGAGGATCCGGACGTCCGGATCGTCGTCGAGCTGATTGGCGGGTACTCGCCTGCGCTTGAGCTGGTGCTCAAGGCGATCGAGAACGGCAAGCACGTGGTCACGGCCAACAAGGCGTTGATCGCGCGGCATGGCAACGAGATCTTCGCCGCGGCGCGCGAGCGCGGTGTCATGGTGGGCTTCGAGGCGGCCGTCGCCGGCGGCATTCCCATCATCAAGGCCCTGCGCGAAGGCTTGGCGGCAAACCACATCGAGTGGATCGCCGGCATCATCAACGGCACCGGCAACTTCATCCTGACCGAGATGCGCGACAAAGGTCGCGATTTCGCCGATGTCCTCGCCGAGGCCCAGGCGTTGGGCTACGCGGAGGCCGACCCGACCTTCGACGTCGAGGGCATCGACGCTGCGCACAAGCTGACGATTCTCAGCTCGCTCGCCTTCGGGGTTCCGCTTCAGTTCGAGCGGTGTTTCACCGAGGGCATCTCGAAGGTCGGCGCACTGGACGTCGCCTATGCCGCCGAGTTGGGCTATCGCATCAAACACCTCGGCATCACCCGTCGCAGCGAAGACGGGATCGAGCTGCGCGTGCACCCGACGCTGATCCCGGAGCGCCGTCTGATCGCGAACGTCGACGGTGTGATGAACGCCGTGTTGGTCAAGGGCGATGCGGTCGGGCCGACACTCTATTACGGCGCCGGGGCGGGCGCTCTGCCGACCGCCTCGGCAGTGGTCGCGGACCTGGTGGATGTGGTGCGTGCCCTGACGACGGATCCCAACAACCGGGTGCCGCATCTGGCTTTCCAACCCGACGAGTTGGCCGACACCCCGGTGATGCCGATGGAGGCGGTGCAGACCGCCTATTATCTGCGCCTCGCCGCGCTCGATCAGCCCGGCGTCATGGCCCGCATCGCGAGCATCCTGGGCGAGCAGGGCATCAGTATCGAGGCGATCAAGCAGAAGGAGCCGGAGGAGGGCCAGACACATGTGCCGCTGGTGATGCTGACCCATCGCGTGATCGAGCGTCAGATGAACGAGGCAATTGCCCGGATCGAGGCGTTGGACTCGGTACAGGGCGAGGTTACCCGTATTCGGATGGAGACCTTGTCGGGCTAA
- a CDS encoding fused MFS/spermidine synthase, whose translation MSDRLRITWYGVTIFLSSAFLLVLEILAGRLIAPYVGVSLYTWTAIIGVILAGLSLGNWLGGIWADRGGNELAAGITLALAGLFSLGILLLLTLVAPLIEAREMTLLGASFFYVLALFFMPAVLLGVVTPLLTTLALGLDRRTGHIVGRMHALAALGSILGTFITGYVLIQYLGTRGIVIGTALGLFLLALPFFKGRSRVAPVAALAAAVGLILVTDARNGFSNPCDRESNYFCIRVVDDSERAPFGVARSLVLDHLIHGINHDSEPGMLISPYVQLMDELALEHFGDDKAETLRWFFAGGGAYTLPRSVRTRTPNATVTVAELDPLVTRTAEERMFLDTEGMRIVHEDARVVLTREPSERYDVIVSDAFHDISIPYHLVTREYAELAKSRLNPDGIYLLNVLDAFPDPRLVKSMMKTLSESFEHVHVWMDMVPPEAERMTFVISASDAREPPETLVARRGFDHRWLRTTDPMMRTGTAFDALPLLTDDYVPVERLVSEFYFKDLGR comes from the coding sequence GTGTCCGACCGTCTGCGTATCACCTGGTACGGCGTCACCATCTTTCTCAGCTCGGCGTTCCTTCTGGTCCTGGAGATCCTGGCAGGTCGATTGATCGCCCCGTACGTCGGCGTCTCGCTCTACACCTGGACCGCCATCATCGGCGTGATCCTCGCAGGGTTGTCGCTCGGGAACTGGCTCGGCGGGATCTGGGCCGATCGCGGAGGCAACGAGCTGGCGGCCGGCATCACGCTGGCGCTGGCCGGGCTCTTCAGCCTCGGCATCCTCTTGCTCTTGACGCTGGTCGCGCCGCTCATCGAGGCGCGTGAGATGACCCTGCTGGGTGCGAGCTTCTTCTACGTCCTCGCGCTCTTTTTCATGCCGGCCGTCTTGCTCGGCGTGGTGACGCCGCTCCTGACGACCTTGGCACTGGGGCTGGATCGACGCACCGGCCATATCGTCGGTCGGATGCACGCACTGGCGGCGCTGGGCAGCATCCTGGGCACCTTCATCACGGGCTATGTGCTGATTCAATATCTCGGCACGCGCGGCATCGTCATCGGCACCGCGCTCGGGCTCTTTCTGTTGGCACTGCCGTTTTTCAAGGGGCGCTCACGCGTGGCACCTGTCGCTGCGCTTGCCGCAGCGGTCGGCCTGATCCTGGTGACGGACGCGCGCAACGGCTTCTCCAATCCTTGTGATCGGGAGAGCAACTACTTCTGCATCCGGGTCGTCGACGACTCCGAACGTGCGCCATTCGGCGTCGCGCGCAGCCTGGTGCTGGACCATCTGATCCACGGCATCAATCACGACAGCGAGCCCGGCATGCTGATCTCGCCTTACGTGCAGTTGATGGACGAGCTCGCACTCGAGCACTTCGGCGACGACAAGGCCGAGACGCTGCGCTGGTTTTTCGCGGGCGGCGGCGCCTACACCCTACCCCGTTCGGTCCGGACGCGGACCCCGAACGCAACCGTCACCGTCGCCGAGCTGGACCCGTTGGTCACCCGCACGGCCGAAGAGCGGATGTTCCTCGACACCGAGGGGATGCGGATCGTCCACGAGGACGCACGGGTCGTCCTCACCCGTGAGCCCTCGGAGCGCTACGACGTGATCGTCTCCGATGCCTTCCACGACATCTCCATCCCCTACCACCTCGTGACCCGCGAATACGCGGAGCTTGCAAAGTCCCGCCTGAACCCGGATGGGATCTATCTGCTCAACGTCCTGGACGCCTTTCCGGATCCACGCCTGGTCAAGAGCATGATGAAGACCTTGTCCGAGTCGTTCGAGCATGTGCATGTCTGGATGGACATGGTCCCGCCCGAGGCGGAGCGCATGACCTTCGTCATCTCCGCGAGCGATGCCCGCGAGCCGCCCGAGACGCTCGTCGCCCGACGCGGTTTCGATCACCGTTGGCTGCGCACGACCGATCCCATGATGCGAACGGGGACGGCCTTCGACGCGCTGCCGCTCTTGACCGATGACTATGTCCCCGTCGAGCGGTTGGTCTCGGAATTCTATTTCAAGGATCTGGGGCGGTGA
- the zwf gene encoding glucose-6-phosphate dehydrogenase, translating to MIIFGAAGDLTKRKLIPALFHLCHGNLLPDTFAVVGLDRLEMDDTAFQAMMAEEVQRNVGSAWNAETWARLCDRLHYMQGNITDQATYIELCERLSGIDAERGTDGNYLFYLAVPPSLFGDITRLLGAVGLTAECENDWRRVIIEKPFGIDLDSAKALNRMLHETLDEDQIYRIDHYLGKETVQNIMVFRFSNGFIEPLWNRQHIDHVQITVAESVGVEHRGPYYDTAGALRDMIPNHLLVLLGFLGMEPPNSFDSQAVRDEINKVLDAVHPLTPEQVLTNAVRGQYGEGVMPNGEKVPAYRSSPGVDPNSRTETFAALKLTMDNWRWAGVPFYLRTGKRLTAQYTEVVIQFKRAPKIMFKDADTAQMNPDMLVLRIQPNEGIQISFGAKIPGPRMRVGTVNMDFCYADYFGNAPATGYETLIYDCMNGDATLFKHADTVEKGWEIVQSVQDVWSALPARDFPNYAAGTWGPAAAGDLLKNDGRLWRRITTPDEPT from the coding sequence ATGATCATCTTCGGTGCCGCGGGCGATCTGACCAAGCGCAAGCTGATCCCCGCGCTCTTTCATCTGTGCCACGGAAACCTGCTCCCCGACACCTTCGCGGTCGTCGGGCTGGACCGATTGGAGATGGACGACACGGCTTTTCAGGCGATGATGGCCGAGGAGGTCCAACGTAACGTCGGAAGTGCATGGAATGCAGAGACTTGGGCGCGCCTGTGCGATCGGCTGCACTACATGCAGGGCAACATCACCGACCAGGCGACCTACATCGAACTCTGCGAGCGCCTTTCCGGGATCGATGCCGAGCGGGGAACCGACGGAAACTATCTCTTCTATCTTGCTGTTCCGCCATCGCTCTTCGGCGACATCACACGCTTGCTCGGTGCCGTCGGACTGACCGCAGAGTGCGAGAACGACTGGCGTCGCGTCATCATCGAAAAGCCGTTCGGCATCGATCTGGACAGCGCCAAGGCGCTTAACCGGATGCTCCACGAGACGCTGGACGAGGACCAGATCTACCGTATCGACCACTATCTGGGCAAAGAGACGGTCCAGAACATTATGGTCTTTCGGTTTTCCAACGGCTTCATCGAGCCGCTCTGGAATCGTCAACACATCGATCATGTCCAGATCACGGTGGCCGAATCCGTCGGCGTGGAGCATCGCGGGCCCTACTACGATACGGCGGGCGCCTTGCGGGACATGATCCCGAACCACCTCTTGGTTCTGCTCGGGTTTCTCGGGATGGAGCCGCCGAACTCGTTCGACTCGCAAGCCGTGCGCGACGAGATCAACAAGGTCCTCGACGCCGTCCATCCCCTGACGCCGGAGCAGGTCCTCACAAACGCCGTGCGTGGCCAATACGGCGAAGGCGTGATGCCGAACGGAGAGAAGGTGCCCGCCTACCGATCCTCCCCGGGAGTTGATCCCAACTCGCGCACCGAGACCTTCGCCGCGCTCAAGCTGACGATGGACAACTGGCGCTGGGCCGGGGTGCCCTTCTATCTGCGCACCGGCAAACGCTTGACGGCGCAATACACGGAGGTGGTCATCCAGTTCAAGCGGGCGCCCAAGATCATGTTCAAGGACGCCGACACCGCCCAGATGAACCCGGACATGTTGGTGCTGCGCATCCAGCCGAACGAAGGCATCCAGATCAGCTTCGGGGCGAAGATCCCCGGGCCGCGGATGCGTGTGGGCACGGTCAACATGGACTTTTGCTATGCCGACTACTTCGGCAATGCCCCCGCAACGGGTTACGAAACACTCATCTACGACTGCATGAACGGCGATGCCACGCTCTTCAAGCACGCCGACACGGTCGAAAAAGGCTGGGAGATCGTCCAATCGGTCCAGGACGTCTGGTCCGCCCTGCCCGCCCGCGACTTTCCCAACTATGCCGCCGGCACCTGGGGCCCGGCCGCCGCGGGCGATCTGCTCAAGAACGACGGGCGCCTCTGGCGGCGGATTACGACTCCCGATGAACCCACTTGA
- the gnd gene encoding phosphogluconate dehydrogenase (NAD(+)-dependent, decarboxylating) has protein sequence MQLAMIGLGRMGANMVLRLMRAGHRCVVYDRDPAAVAALVAEGAVGAQDMADLCAKLEAPRNIWIMVPAAVVDQVIDDLIPHLETDDTLIDGGNSNYRDDIAHAKRLAPKGIHFVDCGTSGGVWGLERGYCLMIGGEDEAVERLDPVFAALSPGPGEIERTAGRDGAFSRSEQGYLHCGPNGAGHFVKMVHNGIEYALMAAYAEGFNILKHAGVGLDEHAVDAETAPLANPEHYQYRIDVGEVAEVWRRGSVVASWLLDLTATALRADPQLEGFSGRVSDSGEGRWTCLAAIETGTPAPLLTTALFERFSSRGEADFANQILSAMRYQFGGHHEKPER, from the coding sequence ATGCAACTCGCAATGATCGGTCTCGGTCGAATGGGCGCCAATATGGTGCTCCGGCTTATGCGCGCCGGACATCGGTGTGTCGTCTATGATCGCGATCCCGCCGCAGTCGCGGCGCTGGTCGCCGAAGGCGCCGTCGGTGCGCAGGACATGGCCGATCTCTGCGCCAAGCTCGAAGCGCCGCGCAACATCTGGATCATGGTTCCGGCGGCGGTCGTGGACCAGGTCATCGACGATCTGATCCCGCATCTGGAGACCGACGACACCCTCATCGACGGGGGCAACTCGAACTACCGCGACGACATCGCCCATGCAAAGCGCCTCGCACCGAAGGGGATCCACTTCGTCGACTGCGGAACCAGCGGAGGCGTCTGGGGTCTGGAACGGGGCTACTGCCTGATGATCGGCGGGGAGGACGAGGCGGTCGAACGGCTTGATCCGGTCTTCGCCGCCCTCTCGCCCGGCCCGGGCGAGATCGAGCGCACGGCCGGACGCGACGGCGCCTTCAGCCGCTCCGAGCAAGGCTATCTGCACTGCGGCCCCAACGGTGCGGGCCATTTCGTGAAGATGGTCCACAACGGCATCGAGTATGCGCTGATGGCCGCCTACGCCGAGGGCTTCAACATCCTCAAGCATGCCGGCGTCGGGCTCGATGAGCATGCGGTGGATGCCGAGACCGCGCCTCTGGCCAATCCCGAGCATTATCAATACCGCATCGACGTCGGCGAGGTCGCCGAGGTCTGGCGTCGCGGCAGCGTGGTGGCCTCCTGGCTGCTGGACCTGACGGCAACGGCGCTGCGCGCGGACCCGCAGCTTGAAGGATTCAGCGGCCGCGTCTCGGACTCGGGCGAGGGCCGTTGGACCTGCCTCGCGGCGATCGAGACCGGTACACCGGCGCCCTTGCTCACCACCGCACTCTTCGAGCGCTTCAGCTCGCGCGGCGAGGCGGATTTCGCCAATCAGATCCTCTCGGCCATGCGCTATCAGTTCGGCGGCCATCACGAGAAGCCCGAACGTTAA
- a CDS encoding Gldg family protein, translated as MSDILRVARRELGAFFGSPVAYLFIGAFLAVSLFVFFWVDAFFARNIADARPLFVWMPVLLIFLCAALTMRLWSEERRAGTLETLMTLPVPTLHLVLGKFLAGLALVAIALALTLPIPLTVSFLGPMDWGPVIGAYLATLLLASAYLAIGLFVSSRTDNPIVALIGTTLVGALLYLIGTPALTSLVGHGGGELLRLIGSGSRFESITRGVIDLRDLFYYLTIVGAFLALTLYSLERLRWAESDANRRHHRRWSLVTGLAVANLLAANLWLGAIGNARVDLTEGRVYSISEATRTYLGQLQEPLLIRGYFSADTHPLLAPLVPQIRDLLREYQIAGAGRVQVEFVDPQRSPELEREAGEQYGIRPVAFQTATKYQASVVNSYFDILIKYGDQFETLGFQDLIDVKVQGETDLDVRLRNPEYDLTRVIRKVLYGYQGAGDLFANLTEPVRFRGFISPADRLPEPLPGLRADVESILTELAANGGERFSFEIQDPAAGDGTLARTIAEQFGFEPLVVSLLDPTPFYFYMVLESGDQAVPVPLPESLDRAGLARAIEAGIKRFAPGVLRTIALYTPPSMPGMFGEPSPGPGYALLQETLRSGFNLRETDLTSGQVAEDTDLLLVVGPEAMDERQQFAIDQFLMQGGTVILAASSFDLDLAGGSIAAQAAPTGLEDWLAHQGLTLEPSLVLDPKNTPFPIPVQRDLGGFVVEEIQTLDYPYFPDVRSDGLAQDSGITSAVGQITMNWSSPIQVDGEKNAGRRVIELIRSSSGSWTSESENMQPDFETYGSLGFPRGEDRGSRVLAVAVEGRFGSAFAGRPSPLLEDSRGDTASADNEPDDTDPQAIDPDTGEPIEDKAPVISGVVETSPASARLILIGSSTFLSDTAISLASEATQSRYLAPLELVQNAVDWSLEDRGLLTLRGRGQFNRLLEPVGREGRIFWETLNYVLALAGLALVYWLYRRARARRERADDAILGDLPRA; from the coding sequence ATGTCTGACATCCTGCGCGTGGCACGCCGCGAGCTCGGCGCCTTCTTCGGCTCGCCCGTCGCCTATCTCTTCATCGGCGCCTTCCTGGCGGTCTCGCTCTTCGTCTTCTTCTGGGTCGATGCCTTCTTTGCGCGCAACATCGCCGATGCTCGCCCATTGTTCGTCTGGATGCCGGTACTGCTGATCTTTCTCTGCGCCGCCCTGACCATGCGGCTGTGGAGCGAGGAGCGACGCGCCGGGACGCTCGAAACACTCATGACCCTGCCGGTGCCGACCCTGCATCTGGTCTTGGGTAAGTTCCTTGCCGGCCTTGCCCTGGTCGCGATCGCTTTGGCCCTGACGCTGCCGATCCCGCTGACCGTCTCTTTCCTGGGTCCGATGGACTGGGGCCCGGTGATCGGTGCCTATCTGGCGACCCTGCTGCTGGCCTCGGCCTACCTGGCGATCGGACTCTTCGTCTCCTCGCGCACCGACAACCCCATCGTCGCCCTGATCGGGACCACCTTGGTCGGCGCCCTCCTCTACCTGATCGGCACCCCGGCCCTGACCAGCCTGGTCGGGCATGGCGGCGGCGAGCTGCTTCGACTCATCGGCAGCGGCTCGCGTTTCGAGTCCATCACCCGCGGCGTAATCGATCTGCGCGATCTCTTCTACTACTTGACCATCGTCGGCGCCTTCCTCGCCCTCACCCTCTACAGCCTGGAGCGGCTGCGCTGGGCCGAGTCGGACGCCAACCGGCGGCACCATCGACGCTGGAGCCTTGTCACCGGGCTTGCGGTCGCCAACCTCCTGGCCGCGAACCTCTGGCTCGGCGCCATCGGCAATGCCCGCGTGGATCTCACCGAGGGTCGGGTCTACTCGATCTCGGAGGCGACCCGAACCTATCTTGGTCAGTTGCAGGAGCCGCTCCTGATCCGCGGCTATTTCAGCGCGGACACACACCCCTTGCTGGCCCCGTTGGTTCCCCAGATCCGCGATCTGCTGCGTGAATATCAGATCGCCGGCGCCGGCCGAGTCCAGGTCGAATTCGTCGACCCTCAGCGCTCGCCCGAGCTCGAGCGCGAGGCCGGCGAGCAATACGGGATCCGCCCCGTCGCCTTCCAGACCGCGACCAAGTATCAGGCCTCCGTGGTCAATTCCTATTTCGACATCCTGATCAAGTACGGCGATCAGTTCGAGACGCTCGGCTTCCAGGACCTCATCGACGTGAAGGTCCAAGGCGAAACCGATCTGGACGTGCGTCTGCGCAACCCCGAGTACGACCTCACCCGCGTGATCCGCAAGGTCCTCTACGGCTACCAAGGTGCCGGCGATCTCTTCGCCAATCTGACCGAACCGGTGCGTTTCCGCGGCTTCATCTCGCCGGCCGATCGCCTGCCCGAGCCCTTGCCCGGCCTGCGGGCCGATGTGGAGTCGATATTGACCGAGCTTGCCGCGAACGGCGGCGAGCGTTTCAGCTTCGAGATCCAGGATCCGGCAGCTGGCGACGGTACACTGGCCCGGACGATTGCCGAGCAGTTCGGCTTCGAGCCGCTGGTGGTCAGCCTGCTCGATCCCACGCCCTTCTATTTCTACATGGTGCTCGAATCCGGCGATCAGGCCGTTCCGGTACCGCTGCCCGAATCGCTCGATCGGGCGGGTTTGGCACGCGCCATCGAGGCCGGCATCAAGCGGTTCGCACCGGGCGTGCTGCGCACCATCGCGCTCTACACGCCACCGTCGATGCCCGGGATGTTCGGCGAGCCGAGCCCCGGGCCCGGCTACGCACTCTTGCAGGAGACCCTGCGCAGCGGATTCAATCTGCGCGAGACGGATCTCACCTCCGGTCAGGTCGCCGAGGATACCGATCTGCTCCTGGTGGTCGGGCCAGAGGCGATGGACGAGCGCCAGCAGTTCGCCATCGACCAGTTCCTGATGCAGGGCGGGACCGTCATCCTGGCTGCATCCAGTTTCGATCTGGACCTGGCCGGGGGCTCCATTGCGGCGCAAGCCGCCCCGACCGGGTTGGAGGACTGGCTCGCGCATCAGGGGCTGACACTCGAGCCGAGCCTGGTGCTCGACCCCAAGAACACGCCCTTCCCGATCCCGGTGCAGCGCGATCTGGGCGGCTTCGTGGTCGAGGAGATCCAAACGCTCGACTATCCCTATTTTCCGGATGTCCGCAGCGACGGGCTCGCGCAGGACTCCGGAATCACCTCCGCGGTTGGCCAGATCACCATGAACTGGTCTTCGCCGATTCAGGTCGATGGCGAGAAGAATGCCGGTCGGCGGGTGATCGAGCTGATCCGCAGCTCCTCCGGGTCCTGGACCAGCGAATCGGAGAACATGCAACCCGACTTCGAGACGTACGGCAGTCTCGGTTTCCCGCGCGGCGAGGATCGCGGCAGCCGAGTGCTGGCCGTCGCGGTCGAGGGACGCTTCGGCTCGGCCTTCGCGGGGCGTCCTTCGCCGCTCCTGGAGGACTCGCGCGGAGATACAGCGTCGGCAGACAACGAGCCGGACGACACCGACCCGCAAGCGATCGACCCCGACACGGGCGAACCCATCGAGGACAAGGCCCCGGTCATCTCGGGTGTGGTGGAGACATCGCCTGCTTCGGCACGACTGATCCTGATCGGCTCCTCGACCTTCCTCTCGGATACCGCCATCAGCCTCGCAAGCGAGGCGACGCAGAGCCGCTATCTGGCTCCGCTCGAGCTGGTCCAGAACGCCGTCGACTGGTCGCTGGAGGACCGGGGCCTGCTCACCCTGCGCGGACGCGGCCAGTTCAACCGGCTGCTCGAGCCGGTGGGTCGCGAGGGTCGCATCTTCTGGGAGACCCTGAACTATGTCCTGGCCCTCGCCGGACTGGCCTTGGTGTATTGGCTGTACCGACGCGCCCGGGCACGACGCGAGCGGGCCGACGACGCAATTCTGGGCGATCTTCCGCGTGCTTGA
- a CDS encoding DUF4340 domain-containing protein, whose protein sequence is MTVQSDTGWRPDLRAPIVMGLAGLLVLQILLALGLNLGSGRALSPSATETPLLGITPDQVQGLGIQSGDGTESVTLVRRDDTWVDADLDGLPVQSAKVEQFLADLAALKRPLPIATSEEARERFKVADDAFERRLTLDGATGPIAGLLIGDSPGFRRVFARLPGEPGVHELRLALSDVSARRDDWIEVGLLRLEGEQINRIAMRDWILSKDETGVWALADSDRPLDQETVSALILRLANLGYRGVLGVADDPAYNQQDPLIALEIGLADGSTRHYRISKAKDSEDYVLKDPERPWYFKLSEFDLGELLDIQSEDLLSADEAADPSAGVEPSSPSEIPPMPEEISEEPPSVE, encoded by the coding sequence ATGACTGTTCAATCCGACACCGGCTGGCGCCCGGACCTGCGCGCGCCGATCGTCATGGGGCTGGCCGGGTTGCTGGTCCTGCAGATTCTGCTCGCGCTCGGCCTGAACCTCGGCAGCGGTCGCGCACTTTCACCGAGCGCAACCGAGACACCTCTGCTCGGGATTACGCCCGATCAGGTCCAGGGCCTGGGCATCCAGAGCGGCGACGGAACCGAGTCCGTGACCCTTGTGCGCCGTGACGACACCTGGGTCGACGCGGATCTGGACGGCCTCCCGGTTCAAAGCGCCAAGGTCGAGCAATTCCTCGCCGATCTCGCTGCGCTGAAGCGACCCCTTCCGATCGCCACCAGCGAAGAGGCCCGCGAGCGCTTCAAGGTCGCCGATGACGCCTTCGAGCGGCGCCTGACGCTCGATGGAGCGACGGGACCGATCGCCGGGCTCCTGATCGGTGACTCGCCCGGCTTCCGGCGCGTCTTCGCGCGTCTTCCGGGTGAACCGGGCGTCCACGAGCTCCGGCTTGCCTTGTCCGACGTCTCCGCACGTCGCGACGACTGGATCGAGGTCGGACTCCTGCGCTTGGAGGGCGAGCAGATCAACCGCATCGCCATGCGCGATTGGATCCTGAGCAAGGACGAGACAGGTGTCTGGGCGCTCGCCGACAGCGATCGGCCTCTCGACCAGGAGACAGTCTCGGCCCTGATACTGCGCCTCGCCAATCTGGGTTACCGCGGCGTGCTCGGCGTCGCGGATGATCCTGCCTACAATCAGCAGGATCCGCTGATCGCGCTCGAGATCGGGCTCGCCGACGGCTCGACGCGGCACTATCGGATCTCAAAAGCCAAGGACAGCGAGGACTATGTCCTCAAAGACCCCGAACGGCCCTGGTACTTCAAGCTCTCCGAATTCGATCTGGGAGAGCTGCTCGACATCCAGAGCGAGGATCTTCTCTCGGCCGACGAAGCGGCCGATCCATCCGCGGGTGTCGAACCCTCGAGCCCGTCGGAGATACCGCCGATGCCGGAGGAGATCAGCGAGGAGCCGCCGTCTGTGGAGTGA